The proteins below come from a single Garra rufa chromosome 3, GarRuf1.0, whole genome shotgun sequence genomic window:
- the marveld3 gene encoding MARVEL domain-containing protein 3, translating to MPESSHHHHTRDKDYSSRDRRDEGGHEYRDDRRYKEDRRHREDRRSPDGEDRSQSHREKQRYADTQRDPRAYDATRYHSQGVPSYTETSSAYYDDSQPFNHKGALYNLKYITTSRGICQAMEVALSLLIIICAGVNHSNTGRYRDVASLGGLYQYYYGGANAFIGAEAQKVQALDDQFYQLKLPPYVYSMACGGALMVYCGAMLALGVFRVPYRFPPLLLAEALLDVLIGLGFIPAIAFYFIKLQEIYNNSICKEREAMYSSKGHRGFECNLNGADIAGGLFGVLGIIIFPISAVLAIRAFIQVRKMKQRPTEDNNL from the exons atgccAGAATCAAGCCATCATCATCACACAAGGGACAAAGACTACTCTAGTCGAGACAGGAGAGATGAAGGAGGACATGAGTACAGAGATGATAGAAGATACAAGGAGGACAGGAGACACAGAGAGGACAGGAGATCCCCTGATGGAGAGGACAGATCACAAAGCCACAGAGAGAAGCAAAGATATGCTGACACACAAAGGGACCCCCGAGCATACGATGCCACCCGTTATCATAGTCAGGGAGT GCCTAGTTACACCGAGACATCATCTGCATACTATGATGACAGTCAACCCTTTAATCATAAAGGAGCACTTTACAACCTGAAATACATCACAACAAGCAGAG GCATCTGTCAGGCCATGGAGGTGGCCTTAAGCTTGTTGATTATCATCTGTGCTGGAGTGAACCACAGTAACACGGGTCGGTATAGGGATGTCGCCAGCTTAGGCGGTTTGTACCAGTACTATTACGGAGGAGCCAACGCATTCATCGGAGCCGAGGCGCAGAAGGTCCAGGCGCTCGATGACCAGTTCTACCAGCTCAAACTGCCCCCTTACGTCTACAGCATGGCATGCGGCGGGGCGCTGATGGTTTACTGTGGTGCCATGCTGGCCCTTGGAGTGTTTCGAGTGCCCTACCGTTTCCCTCCTTTGCTGCTGGCTGAAGCCCTGCTGGATGTGCTCATAGGTCTCGGCTTTATTCCTGCCATCGCTTTCTACTTCATAAAGCTGCAGGAGATCTACAACAACTCCATCTGTAAAGAGAGGGAAGCGATGTACAGCAGTAAAGGTCACAGAGGATTTGAGTGCAATCTCAATGGGGCAGACATAGCGGGAGGCTTGTTTGGCGTTCTGGGGATTATTATATTTCCCATAAGCGCCGTGTTGGCCATCAGAGCCTTTATACAAGTGCGGAAGATGAAGCAAAGGCCGACTGAAGACAACAACCTGTGA